From the Molothrus ater isolate BHLD 08-10-18 breed brown headed cowbird chromosome 25, BPBGC_Mater_1.1, whole genome shotgun sequence genome, one window contains:
- the EIF2D gene encoding eukaryotic translation initiation factor 2D, which yields MFARAFRVRANSSIKGSDRRKLRSDVAAAFPSLSSEQVAELVPNKEELNVIKIYSHKGEAITVYMNHRNPILFEVEKVLYPTVYTLWVYPDLLPAFATWPPVLQKLAGGADLMLPGVVVPPSGLPQVTRGTLCAVTLLGNRAPVAVGVATMSTEEMLAAGMKGKGFAVLHTHLDHLWEYGDKSSPPTLAPLVTDPAAMESAGDREELQGKEPGSSCSPEPEQHVDIRDLSLRDTDTCAQLLGKEELHENRAAEPAEDASTGDQQEAEDSRTPQEQMDALFNQCFFHALKCRVKKSDLPLLTSTFLGSHMVSCCPAGKQLDIKKSSYKKFSKFLQCMQHQRILQVKELSKGVESIVDVDWKHPDIKAFAVPEGFSSASAAQDSKSEEREQAYRAPEIIPLYGVSTKMIPLFQESGHRKGSILSSSEVRNIIINYVKSNELVDETNKNFVKVNAILCDCLLDKSEQDEISHLKWDELLSRCLERLQPLHQVTFSGQEPVVRKGNIEPIDISIAQRSSNKKVTIIKNLELYGLDPQCVANTLQQKVQASATISPAPGTKDRVQVQIQGNQIHHLAKMLLEEYQLPRKYIQGLDKAPKLGRKK from the exons ATGTTCGCCAGGGCGTTCCGCGTGAGGGCCAACAGCAGCATCAAGGGCTCGGACCG GAGGAAGCTACGAAGTGATGTGGCAGCAGCTTTCCCCAGCCTGAGCTCTGAACAAGTGGCTGAGTTGGTTCCAAACAAGGAAGAACTCAATGTCATCAAAATATACTCTCACAAAGGGGAGGCCATCACTGTGTACATGAACCACAGGAACCCGATACTGTTTGAAGTTGAGAAAGTTCTGTATCCAACAG TGTACACTCTGTGGGTCTACCCAGACCTTCTCCCTGCCTTTGCAACATGGCCCCCAGTGCTACAGAAACTTGCAGGAGGTGCAG ACCTGATGCTGCCAGGAGTTGTGGTGCCACCTTCTGGCCTCCCTCAAGTGACACGGGGCACGCTCTGTGCTGTCACCCTGCTGGGAAACAG aGCTCCCGTGGCAGTTGGAGTTGCCACCATGTCCACGGAGGAGATGCTGGCTGCTGGAATGAAAGGGaagggctttgctgtgctgcacactCACCTGGATCACCTCTG GGAATATGGTGACAAATCTTCTCCTCCTACCTTAGCTCCCTTGGTGACAGATCCTGCTGCAATGGAGAGTGCTGGAGAccgggaggagctgcaggggaaggagcctggcagcagctgctcccctgaGCCAGAGCAGCACGTGGACATCAGGGATTTGAGCCTGAGGGACACAGACACTTGTGCACaactgctggggaaggaggagctcCATGagaacagagctgcagaacCAGCTGAGgatgccagcacaggggaccagcaggaggctgaggaCAGCAGGACCCCACAAG agcaaaTGGATGCATTGTTTAATCAGtgctttttccatgctttaaaatgcagagTAAAGAAGTCAGATCTCCCCCTGCTCACCAGCACATTTCTAGGCAGCCACATGGTCTCCTGCTG CCCTGCTGGAAAACAACTGGACATAAAGAAATCAAGCTATAAGAAG TTCTCTAAATTCCTGCAATGCATGCAGCACCAGAGGATCTTACAAGTGAAGGAGCTGAGCAAAGGTGTGGAGAGCATCGTGGACGTGGACTGGAAACACCCAGA CATTAAAGCATTTGCAGTGCCTGAAGGATTttcctcagcctctgctgcccAAGACAGCAAGAGTGAAGAGAGAGAACAAGCGTACCGTGCTCCTGAAATCATTCCACTCTATGGGGTCTCCACAAAAATGATCCCACTCTTTCAGGAATCTGGACACAG AAAAGGCAGCATCCTCTCAAGCAGTGAGGTGAGAAACATCATCATTAACTACGTGAAGAGTAATGAGTTGGTtgatgaaacaaacaaaaa ctttGTAAAGGTGAATGCCATTCTGTGTGACTGCCTGTTGGATAAATCAGAACAGGATGAGATCTCACACCTTAAATGGGATGAACTCTTGAGCAG GTGCCTGGAACGACTGCAGCCCTTACACCAGGTGACATTTTCTGGACAAGAACCCGTGGTGAGGAAAGGAAACATCGAGCCCATTGACATCAGCATAGCACAGAGATCATCAAACAAGAAG GTGACAATTATCAAGAACCTTGAGCTGTATGGTCTGGACCCACAATGTGTGGCCAACACTCTCCAACAAAAGGTCCAAGCCAGTGCCACCATCAGCCCAGCACCAGGAACAAAGGACAGAGTCCAGGTCCAGATCCAAGGCAACCAAATCCATCATCTGGCCAAGATGCTGCTTG AAGAATATCAGCTACCTCGGAAATACATCCAGGGCCTGGACAAGGCTCCAAAGCTTGGCCGCAAGAAGTAG